A region of Moorena producens PAL-8-15-08-1 DNA encodes the following proteins:
- the pstS gene encoding phosphate ABC transporter substrate-binding protein PstS: MFGAGASFPEPLYQRYFSQYQQETSVNVNYSTIGSGGGIEEFINESVDFAASDMPPTDEEKSQMKRGLQMVPTAGGAVSVIYNLQGVVSSVRLSRETLGKIFTGQIGNWKQVNTYLPRRDIKVVVRSDSSGTSFIFTKYLSAITHGLIKPSRKPDWGFKVFSSRPQNGGVAGEVRRIDGAIGYVEAHYALENNFTSARIENQEGRYIKPSLDQASKGLLNVEFNQDFTLKLNDPADGYPIVGLTWLLLYQKYPTQAKAQGIKDMVNWILTKGQDLNGELGYTRIPDGLARQAIEAVNQNITVGS, from the coding sequence TTGTTTGGTGCCGGTGCTTCATTTCCCGAACCCCTTTACCAGCGTTACTTTTCCCAATACCAACAAGAAACCAGCGTTAATGTAAATTACAGTACCATTGGCAGTGGTGGTGGTATTGAGGAATTCATTAACGAGTCTGTTGATTTTGCTGCTAGTGATATGCCCCCAACCGATGAGGAAAAAAGTCAGATGAAACGGGGCTTACAAATGGTGCCAACAGCGGGGGGAGCTGTGTCAGTGATTTACAATCTGCAAGGTGTAGTCTCCTCTGTCAGACTATCTCGCGAGACTCTAGGCAAAATCTTTACTGGTCAAATTGGTAATTGGAAGCAAGTTAACACTTACCTGCCCAGAAGAGACATCAAAGTTGTTGTGCGCTCAGATAGCAGCGGTACTAGTTTCATATTCACCAAGTACTTGAGTGCGATTACCCATGGTCTGATCAAACCTAGCCGAAAACCAGATTGGGGCTTCAAGGTCTTCTCAAGCCGTCCTCAAAATGGTGGAGTAGCTGGGGAAGTGCGGCGGATTGACGGTGCCATTGGCTATGTAGAAGCTCATTATGCTCTAGAGAACAACTTTACTAGCGCTAGAATTGAAAATCAAGAAGGTCGCTATATTAAGCCTAGTCTTGACCAAGCCAGTAAAGGGCTGCTTAACGTAGAGTTTAACCAGGACTTCACCCTCAAACTTAACGATCCAGCTGATGGTTATCCAATTGTGGGTCTAACTTGGCTGCTACTGTACCAGAAGTACCCCACTCAGGCCAAAGCCCAGGGGATTAAAGATATGGTTAATTGGATTCTCACTAAAGGTCAGGACCTCAACGGGGAACTGGGGTATACCAGGATTCCAGACGGTCTTGCTCGCCAAGCCATCGAAGCAGTGAATCAAAACATAACTGTTGGCTCATAG